The genomic region CGAAGCGCGCCGCCGCATCGCCGAACTGGCCGACATGCTCGAACTGGGGGAGGAGCTGACCCGCCCGGTGCGCAAGCTGTCACTGGGCCAGCGCATGAAGGCCGAGCTGCTGGCGGCCCTGCTGCACCGTCCCGCCGTGCTGTTCCTCGATGAACCCACGCTCGGGCTCGATGTGAACGCCCAGGCTCGGGTGCGGGATTTCCTCGCCGACTACAACCGGCGCACCGGCGCCACCGTGCTGCTCACCAGCCACTACATGGGCGACATCACCGCTCTGTGCGAGCGGGTGTTGCTGATTCATCAGGGCCGGCTCTTCTATGACGGCCGCCTGGAGGGGTTGAGCGAGCAGCTGGCGCCCTACCGGCTGGTGCGGCTGGAGCTGAACGTGCCCCAGCCCGCCTCCGCCTTCGCCGCCCATGGAACCGTGGAATCCCTGCAGGGGAATCAGGTCTGCCTGCGGGTGCCGGCGGCCCAGCTCACCGGCAGCGTGGCCCAGCTGCTGGAGCGGTTCGCCGTGGTGGATCTGGAAGTGAGCGACCCGCCGATCGAGCAGATCATCGGTGGGCTGTTCGAGCGGGGGACGGTGGATGACAGTGCCGCCTGAACCCCGCGCCAGGCCAGTGCTGCCGCTGGCGCGGGTGCTGCTCAGCACCCAGTACGCCTACATGCTCGAATACCGCGCCGAAATCGCCTTGTGGGCGCTTTCCGGGGTGCTGCCGCTGATCATGCTCGGCGTCTGGAGCGGATCCGGAGCCGGCGCGGCGGCAGGCTTCACGCCGGCGATGCTCACCCGCTATTTCCTGGCGGCCTTCGTCGTGCGCCAGTTCACGGTGGTGTGGGTGATTCATGTCTTCGAGGAAGACAACCTGCAAGGACGGCTCTCGCCCTACCTGCTCCAACCGCTGCATCCGTTCTGGCGCTACCTGGCCGCCCACGTGGCCGAGCAGGTCACCCGTGTGCCGTTCGTGGCGGCCCTGCTGGCGCTGCTGTTCCTGCTGCAGCCGAGCCTGTTGTGGTGGCCCCATCCCGCTGACGTGTTCTGGGGGGTGCTGGCCACCGTGTCAGCGTTCATCTTGCGCTTTCTGCTGCAGGGGGTGATCGCCATGGCCTGCTTCTGGAGCGAGCGGGCGCTGGCGCTGGAGCGGCTGCTGCTGATTCCCTATCTGTTCCTCTCGGGCCTGGTGGCGCCGCTGGAAACCTTTCCGCCGGGCGTGCGCGCCTTCGCGCTGGCCACCCCGTTCCCCTACACGATCGCCTTTCCCGCCCGCGTGCTGATGGGAGCGGAGGTCAACCTGGCGGCGGGCTTCCTGGGCCTGGCGCTCTGGAGCGGCCTGTTCCTGCTGCTGTTTCTACTGCTCTGGCGCGTCGGCATCCGGCGGTATTCGGCCATGGGGGCCTGATGCACCGCTACCTGCGCACCCTGGCCCAGTTCTGGAGCGCCTCGCTGGCGGCGGAAATGGAATACCCCGCCAACTTCGTGTTGGAGCTGCTCGCCGAAGTGGGCAACCTGGCCGGCAGCCTGTTCGTGCTCTCGCTGCTCTACGGGCCAGGCCAGAACCTGGGCGGCTGGAGCTGGAACGCGGCGCTGGTGGTGCTGGGCTTCTACACCCTGCTGGAAGGCCTCACCAGCACCCTGTTCCAGCCCAACCTGTCCACGATCGTCACCCACGTGCAGAACGGCACCCTTGACTTCGTGCTGCTCAAGCCGATCGACAGCCAGTTCTGGTTATCCCTGCGCACCTTCTCCCCCTGGGGGCTGCCGGGCATGGTGATGGGTGCCGGCCTGATCCTGGTGGCCGCCCTGCGCGCCGGTGCGGTGCTGGGGCCGGACACGGTCGCCGCCGCTGCGGTGCTGCTGCTGGCCAGCGCCGCCATCCTCTACAGCCTCTGGTTCGTGATCGCCGCCACCAGCATCTGGTTCGTGAAGGTCTGGAACGCCACCGAAGTGCTGCGCAGCACCCTCGTGGCCGGCCGCTATCCGGTGAGCGTGTACCCGGCAGGCCTGAGGGCCTTCTTCACCTTCGTGCTGCCCGTGGCCTTCCTCACCACGGTGCCGGCCGAGGCGGTGCTGGGGCGGGCGTCCGGCAGCTGGATGGTCGCCAGCGTGGCGGTGGCCGCCGCCTGCCTCATGATCAGCCGCGCCATCTGGCGCTATGCCCTGCGCTTCTACACCTCTGCTTCGAGTTGATCGTGCCACCAGTTGATCCGGCCTCCAGTGGATGCGGTTTGGCAGCAGGATTTCTGTCGGGGTGGTTGACCCATAGCCGTGCTGGCATTCAGCGCTTGCCAGCACGCTCCAGCTCCCGGCGCAGACGTTCCAGTTCCCGTTCGGCGGCGGCAAGGTCGTCGGCGCTGGAGCTGGAATCACCAGAAGCACCGAGCCCATCGGCGTGGGTGCTGCGGCTGCTCCCCTCGCCGGCATAGCTGGAGAGGGAGCGGAACATCAGACCACCGCCGGCGGCGATCATCACCACCATCGTGGCCAGGCTCCAGAGCGTGGTGGGGCGGAAGCTGATGAACAGGCTGTGCAGCACCCCCACCCCCACGGCCGCTGAAGACGCCCAGACCAGAAACCAGCCGGCCCGGCGGTAGGTGCCGGAGAACAGCAGACAGACGCCGATGCCCAGCAGCAACACCAGCAGACCGAAGCCCTCACCCACCCCCTGGGCCACCACCCCACTGAAGCCGCCACCGAATCCCCCGCCGAAGGTGCGACCTCCGAAACCGCTGCCGGAGAACCGCAACGCCGATCCCACCATCACCTGATTGGTGAACAGAAAGATGCCGGCGGCGAAAAAGCCACCGCCAACTAGAAACAGGAAGAAATCCTGCTTGGGTTTGGCTGTCATGTCTGCACTGTGATGAGGCTTTGAATTTAGAGCCAATCGGCATTGATGGCTGTGTAGATCTGCGATCGGCTATGGACAACTGTGTGTTCTATCCAGCGCTCCGCTGCAGATCACCCAATGTCATTCCCGTTCGTCAATGCCGTTGTTTGCTCATCGTTAGCGCTGTCCATTGTTGTGCATCAACGCCTACGCCTAAGGAGACTCGGAAAAGTCCGCCCCCATTCACAGGAGGATGACCCTGTGATTGCAGGTAAGCACTGGGTTCACGGGCGGCAAGCCGCTTGGATTCGGAGACTGCGAGCAGATCACGGCAAAGAAGCGCGCCTAACGCGAGACGTTTCTGGCCGACATGGAGCCGGTCGTGCCCTGGCAGGCGCTGATCCATCTGGTTGAGCCCCGCTACCCCAAGAGCGGCAGGAAAGGAAGCCGCCCGCCATATCTGCTGGCGATGTGTTGCGGATTCACCTGATGCAGCCGTTTGGCTTTCAGAAGACCTGGCTGCGGGGAATGACCAAGAACAGCTGCAAGATCAATGTGCTGGCTGCACTGACGAACCCGTTCCTGGCACGGCGCCAGTTGCTCGCGACACCATGAACAAGGGAATTCGGGCGTCCAAAGGAGCCGCTCACAGGGATATCTCCAGACCACCAGAAGGAGACAAGCCGCTTCAACGAGTATCGACCACGCCCTCATCGCAGAGAGGGGCCACTACCGGGGATCTCTGGGCACGGCTGCCCGTCAAATCCCTGTTGGCCAGAGTTTCCCTAGACCAGCAGCGGGGCCAGGTTCACCTCCGCTTCGAAAGCCTCCGCCAGGCGATCGAGCAAGTCTTCGCGCTGCAGGCCGTGGTGCGGCACATCCAGCGGCAGGGCGGAGAAGCCGCGCGCCTCGCGCAGCTGATTGAGCCATTGCCGCCGCCAGCGGCCGTTCTCGAACAGACCGTGCAGGTAGGAGCCGGCGACCCTGCCCGACCACCAGCCCAACCCGGCACCTGATTCACCAGCCGCCAGCGGCTCACAGTTGGCCGGATCGAGGCAGTGGGTACGGCCCTGATGCAGCTCGAAGCCTTCCAGCGGTGTGCCCGCTGCGGGCCAACAGGCGAACTCGCGACGCTGTCGCAGGGTTTTCCCTGCCATGAAGTAGGTGGCCAGCGGCAGCAGCCCCAGCCCCCTGAGCCCCTCCTCGCCATCCGCGCTGGCGCTTCCCTCCAGCCTGTGCGGATCCTCCAGTCGTTCTCCCAGCATCTGCAGGCCGCCGCAGAGCCCGAACAGGTGGCCGCCGCCAGCCACGAAGCGCAGCAGCGCGTCGGCCAGTGGGCTCTCCTTGAGCACGGCCAGATCCCGCAGGGTCTGCTTGCTGCCGGGCAGGATCACTGCAGCGGGCTGACCGAGTGGATCCCCCGGCCGCACCCAGCGCAGGCGCACACTCGGCTCGGCCTCCAGCGGATCGAAGTCGGAGAAGTTGCTGATCGACGGCAGCCGCACCACGGCGATCTCCAGCTCCGCCTCGGGTTTGCGGGCCCGCCGTTCCAGCAGATCGAGCGAATCTTCCGGTGGGAAGAGTTCATCGAGCCAGGGCATCACGCCCAGCACCGGAATCCCCGTTTCCTGTTCCAGCCACTGGCGCCCCGCGTCGAACAGCTGCCGCCGCCCGCGGAAGCGATTGATCAGGATCCCCCGGATCAGCGGGCGCTCCACCGGTCTGAGCAGGGCCAGGGTGCCGACGATCTGGGCGAACACACCGCCGCGCTCGATGTCGGCCACCAGCAGGCAGCGGGCGCGCAGGAACTGCGCCAGGCGCAGATTGGTGAGATCCCGCGCCTGCAGGTTCACCTCCACCGGGCTGCCGGCCCCCTCCAGCACCAACCGCCCGCCGGGATGGCTGAAGCGCAGGTCTTCCAGCCCCTGGCGAATCGCCTGCCAACCGGGGCGGAACCAGTCGCGGTAGTAGTGCTCGGCGCGGGCCGTGCCCACCGCGCGGCCCATGTGGATCACCTCGCTTGTGCTGTCGCCCTGCGGCTTGAGCAGCACCGGATTCATCGCCACCCGCGGCTCCAGGCCCGCGGCCCAGGCCTGCAGCGCCTGGCTGTAGGCCATTTCGCCGCCGTCCTCATCCACCCAGGCGTTGAGGCTCATGTTCTGCCCCTTGAAGGGCACCGGTGTTTCGCCGCGACGCCGCAGCACCCGGCAGAGCGCCGCCGTCATGAGGGATTTGCCGGCGCCGCTGCTGGTGCCCAGCACCATCAGCGCCGGCGGCACAGGGCCGGAACCCGCAGCCGGTGCTGTCACAGGCGCGGCCGGTAGCGGCTGATCGCATGGCGCAGCTGTTCCTTCCAGCCGGCGCGCGGAATCTCCTGGCTCCAGCCCGCCAGCAACTGACGACCCATGGGCGTGAGCCTTACCCGTTCGGTGAGGCCCTGACCATCCACTTCGCGGCGCAGCACGCCGAGCCGGATCAGCCAGATGAACAGGGTTTCAGTGTCGTCGGGTGTCAGCCTGGTGCTGCAGAGCGTTTCCGCGTCGGTGCGGGCCCACAGCGCCACGCTGCTGATCGCCTCCTGCTCCAGCAAGCGGTACAGACCGAGGCGAAATGGCAGGCAGCGCATGGCGCTGGCGGCGCGGGACAGGGAGCGAGGGTTGTCCAGGATGGGGTCCATGCGTTGATTCTCTCCAATCCCTGCTCCAGCCTGCGGAGGTTCCAGCCGAAGGCCGGCGCCGTACCCCTGGTTCGCCCTCCTGTTGTCCTGCGCTGCCGCCGTGTCCACCGTTCCGTTGGTGCTTGCTTCCGCCTCTCCGGCCCGCCGCCTGCTACTGGATCGGGCCCAGATCCCCCATCGCGTCTTGGCGAGTGGCTTCGATGAAGCCACGATCAAGGCGACGGATCCCTGCGAGCTGGCCGTCTGCCTGGCCAGGGCCAAGGCTGAGGCCGTGGCCACCGTCCTGGCCGACAGCGCCCCGGCCGACCCCTGCCCGGAGCTCGTGCTGGGCTGCGATTCGTTGTTCGTGTTTGAGGGCGAGATCCAGGGCAAACCCAGGGATGCCCTGCAGGCGATCGAGCGCTGGCAGCGCATGTCCGGAGGCTGGGGCGAGCTGCACACGGGCCATTGCCTGCTGGGCAGCGGAGCCCCCCGCCTGGCGGCTGTCACCACCCGCGTGCGCTTTGCTCAGCTTGAGGCCGCTGAGATCGAGGCCTATGTGGCCAGCGGTGAGCCGCTCGGTTGCGCGGGTGGGTTTGCTCTTGAAGGCCGCGGCGGCCTGCTGGTGGAGACGATCGAGGGCTGCGTCAGCAATGTGATCGGCCTCAGCCTGCCGCTATTGCGCCGCTGGTTGAAGGATGAAACAGCCCCGCGGGTCAGCGGAACAGGTTGTTGAACAGGTTCTGAAGGAATACCCCTGTGGGGTTGA from Synechococcus sp. MW101C3 harbors:
- a CDS encoding ATP-binding cassette domain-containing protein, translated to MIEVQQLSKTYRVADKQPGMAGTLRHFVRRRHRDVPAVSGVSFAIAPGEMVGFLGPNGAGKTTTLKMLTGLIHPTAGTVRVAGHEPKRRQAAFLHQITLVMGQKQQLIWDLPPLDSFRVNAAVYGLTPPEARRRIAELADMLELGEELTRPVRKLSLGQRMKAELLAALLHRPAVLFLDEPTLGLDVNAQARVRDFLADYNRRTGATVLLTSHYMGDITALCERVLLIHQGRLFYDGRLEGLSEQLAPYRLVRLELNVPQPASAFAAHGTVESLQGNQVCLRVPAAQLTGSVAQLLERFAVVDLEVSDPPIEQIIGGLFERGTVDDSAA
- a CDS encoding ABC-2 family transporter protein, translating into MTVPPEPRARPVLPLARVLLSTQYAYMLEYRAEIALWALSGVLPLIMLGVWSGSGAGAAAGFTPAMLTRYFLAAFVVRQFTVVWVIHVFEEDNLQGRLSPYLLQPLHPFWRYLAAHVAEQVTRVPFVAALLALLFLLQPSLLWWPHPADVFWGVLATVSAFILRFLLQGVIAMACFWSERALALERLLLIPYLFLSGLVAPLETFPPGVRAFALATPFPYTIAFPARVLMGAEVNLAAGFLGLALWSGLFLLLFLLLWRVGIRRYSAMGA
- a CDS encoding ABC transporter permease, producing the protein MHRYLRTLAQFWSASLAAEMEYPANFVLELLAEVGNLAGSLFVLSLLYGPGQNLGGWSWNAALVVLGFYTLLEGLTSTLFQPNLSTIVTHVQNGTLDFVLLKPIDSQFWLSLRTFSPWGLPGMVMGAGLILVAALRAGAVLGPDTVAAAAVLLLASAAILYSLWFVIAATSIWFVKVWNATEVLRSTLVAGRYPVSVYPAGLRAFFTFVLPVAFLTTVPAEAVLGRASGSWMVASVAVAAACLMISRAIWRYALRFYTSASS
- a CDS encoding cobyric acid synthase translates to MVLGTSSGAGKSLMTAALCRVLRRRGETPVPFKGQNMSLNAWVDEDGGEMAYSQALQAWAAGLEPRVAMNPVLLKPQGDSTSEVIHMGRAVGTARAEHYYRDWFRPGWQAIRQGLEDLRFSHPGGRLVLEGAGSPVEVNLQARDLTNLRLAQFLRARCLLVADIERGGVFAQIVGTLALLRPVERPLIRGILINRFRGRRQLFDAGRQWLEQETGIPVLGVMPWLDELFPPEDSLDLLERRARKPEAELEIAVVRLPSISNFSDFDPLEAEPSVRLRWVRPGDPLGQPAAVILPGSKQTLRDLAVLKESPLADALLRFVAGGGHLFGLCGGLQMLGERLEDPHRLEGSASADGEEGLRGLGLLPLATYFMAGKTLRQRREFACWPAAGTPLEGFELHQGRTHCLDPANCEPLAAGESGAGLGWWSGRVAGSYLHGLFENGRWRRQWLNQLREARGFSALPLDVPHHGLQREDLLDRLAEAFEAEVNLAPLLV
- a CDS encoding Npun_F0494 family protein translates to MDPILDNPRSLSRAASAMRCLPFRLGLYRLLEQEAISSVALWARTDAETLCSTRLTPDDTETLFIWLIRLGVLRREVDGQGLTERVRLTPMGRQLLAGWSQEIPRAGWKEQLRHAISRYRPRL
- a CDS encoding nucleoside triphosphate pyrophosphatase — encoded protein: MSTVPLVLASASPARRLLLDRAQIPHRVLASGFDEATIKATDPCELAVCLARAKAEAVATVLADSAPADPCPELVLGCDSLFVFEGEIQGKPRDALQAIERWQRMSGGWGELHTGHCLLGSGAPRLAAVTTRVRFAQLEAAEIEAYVASGEPLGCAGGFALEGRGGLLVETIEGCVSNVIGLSLPLLRRWLKDETAPRVSGTGC